One region of Corvus moneduloides isolate bCorMon1 chromosome 1, bCorMon1.pri, whole genome shotgun sequence genomic DNA includes:
- the LOC116453177 gene encoding myelin P2 protein-like produces the protein MCNRFVGTWKLVSSENFDDYMKELGVGLATRKLGGLARPDVIISMKGDIVTIRTESTFKNTTISFKLGHQFDETTADDRKVKSVVTLEKGSLVQVQKWNGKETTIKRRLVDGKMVVECAMKGVVCTRVYERV, from the exons ATGTGTAACCGATTTGTGGGAACCTGGAAACTTGTCTCCAGCGAAAATTTTGATGACTATATGAAAGAATTGG GAGTGGGCTTAGCTACCCGGAAACTAGGTGGCTTGGCAAGGCCTGATGTGATCATCAGCATGAAAGGGGACATAGTGACCATCAGAACTGAAAGCACCTTCAAAAATACAACCATCTCTTTCAAACTGGGCCATCAGTTTGATGAAACAACAGCAGATGACCGGAAAGTCAAG AGTGTTGTAACCTTGGAGAAAGGGTCACTGGTGCAAGTGCAGAAGTGGAATGGCAAAGAGACCACAATAAAGAGAAGACTTGTTGATGGGAAGATGGTGGTG GAATGTGCCATGAAAGGGGTTGTCTGCACTAGAGTTTATGAAAGAGTGTGA